A single region of the Pyricularia oryzae 70-15 chromosome 4, whole genome shotgun sequence genome encodes:
- a CDS encoding histone chaperone RTT106 produces MSQLDTEKLGLVFQSRPDILNGIKEAADSPARVDLFNNIAAFVLEQLTADAADQPVSKRRRVDVDQTNGTPNGNAKTEGTSSTDVVAEAAAEELQLEIKDISVSIPQRKKYNLCLTKHFIFARTNADPKPVAGMVWRWEDIEHVFFLPVPEKTQQQFNYVFLPRGTYLPASNNQSTTGAKPQQPSTSAAAEPLLFTIPQAAPKPGSLAGKVAAQAQVAADSYSSLVNWAVPQFLRAAATRLGLSSPVEIVASDPKQFASAVRQSHRPSEKAVHVKAFRGSKDGYLFFLRTGILWGFKKPLVFLPLDRIVSVSYTSVLQRTFNMVVEVDVGDGATEELEFSMLDQEDYGGINQDYVHKYNLQDRSMAEQRKAKRELAENAKKGGAGAAAGEDGENAADDGDTNMGELQKAEMEEEQRLQDEEDEDEEDYDPGSDGDSEGEGTSSEEEDGDGDGGGDDDDDDDDEGEDDL; encoded by the exons ATGTCGCAACTGGACACCGAAAAGTTGGGGCTCGTTTTCCAGTCCCGCCCAGACATTCTCAATGGGATAAAGGAAGCTGCCG ACAGCCCCGCCCGGGTCGATCTATTCAACAACATCGCCGCTTTTGTTCTGGAGCAGCTCACCGCAGACGCCGCAGACCAACCAGTCTCGAAAAGACGCCGAGTCGATGTGGATCAGACCAACGGGACACCAAACGGTAATGCCAAGACAGAGGGAACATCATCAACAGACGTCGTCGCGGAGGCTGCTGCCGAGGAGCTGCAGCTCGAGATCAAGGACATCTCCGTGTCGATCCCTCAACGCAAAAAGTACAACCTGTGCCTCACGAAGCACTTCATATTCGCGCGGACCAACGCGGACCCAAAACCAGTTGCAGGCATGGTTTGGCGGTGGGAGGATATAG AGCACGTCTTCTTCCTCCCGGTACCAGAAAAGACACAGCAGCAGTTCAACTACGTCTTCCTCCCGCGCGGCACGTATCTCCCAGCATCCAACAACCAGAGcaccactggcgcaaaaccACAACAACCTTCCACATCTGCAGCAGCAGAACCACTTCTCTTCACAATCCCACAGGCTGCCCCGAAACCAGGCAGTCTCGCCGGCAAGGTCGCTGCCCAGGCCCAGGTCGCCGCCGACAGCTACAGCAGCCTGGTGAACTGGGCCGTGCCTCAGTTCctgcgcgccgccgccacccggCTGGGGCTCTCCTCGCCCGTGGAGATTGTCGCGTCGGACCCGAAGCAGTTTGCCAGCGCGGTACGACAATCTCACCGGCCCAGCGAGAAGGCTGTGCACGTCAAGGCGTTCCGGGGCAGCAAGGACGGGTACCTGTTTTTCCTCCGGACGGGAATCCTTTGGGGCTTCAAGAAGCCGCTCGTGTTTCTGCCTCTCGACCGCATCGTCTCGGTCAGCTACACGAGCGTCCTGCAGCGGACGTTCAACATGGTGGTCGAGGTGGACGTCGGGGACGGCGCCACCGAGGAGCTCGAGTTCAGCATGCTGGATCAGGAGGACTATGGCGGCATCAATCAGGACTACGTGCACAAGTACAACCTGCAGGACCGGAGCATGGCGGAGCAGAGGAAGGCAAAGAGGGAGCTGGCGGAGAATGCCAAGAAGGGCGGTgccggggcggcggcgggtgaAGATGGCGAGAACGCGGCAGACGATGGCGATACAAACATGGGCGAGCTGCAGAAGGcggaaatggaggaggagcaACGCCTGCAGGACGAAGAGGAtgaagacgaggaagacTACGATCCCGGTAGCGATGGAGACAGCGAGGGAGAAGGGACGAGCAGCGAAGAGGAAGATGGCGACGgagatggtggtggtgacgatgacgatgatgacgacgacgagggagAAGATGATTTATGA